In Helianthus annuus cultivar XRQ/B chromosome 9, HanXRQr2.0-SUNRISE, whole genome shotgun sequence, the following are encoded in one genomic region:
- the LOC110877738 gene encoding phosphoglucan phosphatase DSP4, amyloplastic, with protein MNCLQNLPRSCNSIMSSRKFKFQSASHTCFVKLAMNHREKRLMNATAFRQICLMQATPSSTSGVSTEDTKESEEKSDIYSNNMTEAMGAVLTYRHELGMNYNFITPDLIVGSCLQTPADVDKLRSIGVKTIYCLQQNSDLEYFSVDIEAIREYASTFDDIEHLRAEIRDFDAFDLRLRLPCVVSKLHKAINRNGGIAYIHCTAGLGRAPGTALAYMFWVQDYKLNDALTLLLSKRSCFPKMDAIKSATVDILTGLKRKPVTLTWKGAECSSVEISGLDIGWGQRIPLKYIESQGSWTLHRDLPEGRYEYKYIVDGEWVTNKHELLTPVDDKGNINNYLQVSDDDPESLSTALWERLLSDDFDLTTDERQVVKQFLDDCPDAE; from the exons ATGAATTGCCTTCAAAATCTCCCAAG ATCATGTAATTCGATTATGTCTTCGCGAAAGTTCAAATTCCAATCGGCAAGTCATACATGTTTTGTTAAATTGGCG ATGAATCATCGAGAGAAGCGGTTGATGAATGCTACTGCTTTTCGCCAGATTTGTTTGATGCAG GCAACACCTAGTTCAACATCCGGTGTCAGCACGGAAGATACAAAAGAGAGTGAAGAGAAATCTGACATTTATAGTAATAACATGACTGAAGCAATGGGGGCTG TCTTGACGTATAGGCATGAACTTGGAATGAACTACAATTTTATTACTCCGGATTTGATCGTCGGGTCATGTCTGCAG ACTCCTGCAGACGTTGACAAGCTTCGGAGTATTGGGGTAAAAACCATTTATTGCTTGCAACAGAATTCAGATCTTGA ATATTTTAGTGTGGACATTGAAGCTATTCGCGAGTATGCTAGCACTTTCGATGACATTGAACACTTACGCGCAGAAATAAG GGACTTTGATGCATTTGATTTGAGGCTAAGGCTTCCGTGTGTTGTGAGCAAACTGCATAAAGCCATCAACCGAAATGGCGGAATAGCTTATATACATTGTACAGCTGGGCTTGGAAGAGCTCCTGGAACTGCG TTGGCATACATGTTCTGGGTTCAAGATTATAAACTGAATGATGCACTCACTTTGCTACTG AGTAAGCGTTCTTGTTTTCCCAAAATGGATGCTATAAAAAGTGCCACGGTCGATATT CTTACAGGCCTAAAAAGGAAACCTGTGACGTTGACATGGAAGGGCGCTGAATGTTCTTCCGTCGAAATATCTGGACTTGATATTGGGTGGGGTCAG AGAATTCCACTGAAATATATTGAGAGTCAAGGCTCGTGGACTCTTCATAGAGATCTGCCG GAAGGGCGTTACGAGTACAAATACATCGTCGATGGTGAATGGGTGACCAATAAACATGAACTGTTAACTCCGGTCGATGACAAAGGGAACATCAACAACTACCTCCAG GTAAGTGATGATGATCCAGAGAGCTTAAGCACTGCATTGTGGGAGAGATTGCTTAGTGATGATTTTGATCTAACAACCGATGAGCGACAAGTCGTAAAGCAGTTCCTTGACGACTGCCCAGATGCTGAGTAA